Proteins found in one Bicyclus anynana chromosome 26, ilBicAnyn1.1, whole genome shotgun sequence genomic segment:
- the LOC112052147 gene encoding LOW QUALITY PROTEIN: uncharacterized protein LOC112052147 (The sequence of the model RefSeq protein was modified relative to this genomic sequence to represent the inferred CDS: substituted 1 base at 1 genomic stop codon), translating into MANSDVTVQDGLKHPYLVALVRWCLSSFWSAATVVLQRLIAARIPRVQAAKQCKSRPASYGHLHPEPRVECEVLHAPAPHHHTLDVVFVHGLYGSLGNTWRQGEWQTKYENGPKKVALRRPHAVPTCRCTDERTKCCSDSGNDKSHHVTEESHDIIKKNETNNTYKDIRLDYNEKNKIKANNENHDELNNETYNNQMKNCSCGKNVESETEYVNNSAYGNVNCCDIERDTKIRQKNLKDDINVRNNISIIKATEININSDNILDYNTRIPSSNNQKSISDIDVTKDYFEFTNDEINHTNLFSNVQTDYVTCNNRDLLVNEEDKNIYDIQKILPKENLLITEKFYNNTLLDDVDIGSYETQAQFVKDLFENSVKVTSDCESESGVKASDCKCEVTCEPGCGCICDDCYSPCWPRDWIREDYPGARVISINYTSDPYLWRPLWVKESKRLRLHERAEQMTSQLLALGVGERPVIWVGHSKGGLFIKKIYCDAYEAHLKLTKKNTAKEEINELNTTECRHDNEINQCKDKQTDVVNANLNEVNNIKSHRIIATTDTSSRTKEVIEGVYKNTDNNYVVINNDNFEKHLSNNKLENIDVFENLNEMNANKTHRIVVTTDTNNVYKNIVEEVNKNIENNDIVVNNDSCDETVSNNRLENRDVLDDNKKQRMVEDYDKNGNIPNLKNIDSEGDTNPLSCMNEASLLRRAGLWRRSAGFMFYSVPHRGSPLADIKTPITARSVELMEICKGITXQKRRFSVAPGCGGAARGSCSTPCRTAAPRSQTSRHPSRRAASSSWRYAKVSHDRSVASPSRRAVAAQRGVHVLLRAAPRLPARRHQDTHHGAQRRAHGDMQRYHMTEASLLRRAGLWRRSAGFMFYSVPHRGSPLADIKTPITARSVELMEICKDCPLVLSLQDSWSAATAPTMPPVRSVVETCRTLMSVLYLRIVSVDSADPGIGSLSGVDVDHREICKPSGRTCLLYRELMTLMETALQQLLHQQ; encoded by the exons TCGCTGGTGCCTGTCGTCCTTCTGGAGCGCCGCCACAGTGGTCCTGCAGCGACTGATCGCTGCGCGCATCCCGCGGGTTCAAG CGGCGAAGCAGTGCAAGAGCCGGCCGGCCAGCTATGGGCACCTGCACCCTGAGCCGCGGGTGGAGTGCGAGGTGCTGCATGCACCAGCTCCGCATCACCACACCCTGGACGTGGTCTTCGTACACGGCCTATACG GATCACTGGGAAATACGTGGAGACAAGGCGAATGGCAAACAAAGTACGAGAATGGGCCAAAGAAAGTGGCTCTACGAAGACCGCACGCCGTACCTACCTGCAGGTGTACTGATGAACGAACCAAATGCTGCAGTGATAGTGGAAATGATAAAAGTCATCATGTTACAGAAGAAAGtcatgatataataaaaaaaaacgaaacaaataatacttataaaGATATTCGACtagattataatgaaaaaaataaaattaaagccaATAATGAAAATCATGATGAATTAAACAATGAAACGTATAACAATCAAATGAAGAATTGCAGTTGTGGTAAAAATGTTGAATCAGAAACCGAATATGTTAATAACTCTGCTTATGGTAATGTTAATTGCTGTGACATTGAAAGAGATACTAAAATAAGgcagaaaaatttaaaagatgacATTAATGTCCGAAACAATATCAGCATTATTAAAGCAacggaaataaatataaatagtgaTAATATCTTAGATTATAATACCCGAATACCATCTTCGAATAACCAAAAAAGCATAAGTGATATAGATGTAACGAAAGATTATTTTGAGTTTACAAATGATGAAATAAATCATACTAATCTATTCAGTAATGTACAAACTGATTATGTCACTTGTAATAACAGAGATTTACTTGTAAATgaagaagataaaaatatatatgacatACAAAAGATATTGCCCAAAGAAAACTTGCTTATAACGGAGAAATTTTACAACAATACACTTTTAGATGACGTGGATATTGGTAGCTACGAAACTCAAGCGCAGTTTGTCAAAGACTTGTTTGAAAACAGCGTCAAAGTGACAAGTGATTGTGAAAGTGAAAGTGGAGTTAAGGCGAGCGACTGCAAGTGCGAAGTGACGTGCGAGCCAGGGTGCGGATGCATCTGTGACGACTGCTACTCACCCTGTTGGCCGAGGGACTGGATAAGGGAGGATTATCCTGGCGCGAGGGTGATATCGATCAATTACACCAGCGACCCTTATTTGTGGAGACCACTTTGGGTGAAGGAGAGTAAGAG GCTTCGTCTCCACGAGCGCGCAGAGCAGATGACGTCCCAGCTGCTGGCGCTCGGGGTGGGGGAGCGACCCGTCATATGGGTGGGGCACTCCAAGGGGGGGCTGTTCATCAAGAAGATCTACTGTGACG CATATGAAGCCCATCTGAAACTTACGAAGAAGAACACAgccaaagaagaaataaatgaactaaatACAACTGAATGTAGACACGATAATGAGATAAATCAATGTAAAGACAAACAAACGGACGTGGTTAATGCAAATCTAAATgaagttaataatataaaaagccaCCGAATAATTGCAACGACAGATACAAGTAGTAGAACTAAAGAAGTTATTGAAGgagtttataaaaatactgataataattatgtagttataaataatgataattttgaaaaacatttaagtaataataaattggaAAACATAGAtgttttcgaaaatttaaatgaaatgaatgctAATAAAACCCACCGTATAGTTGTAACAACAGATACAAATAATGTTTATAAGAATATTGtagaagaagttaataaaaatatagaaaataatgaTATAGTTGTAAATAATGACAGTTGTGATGAAACTGTCAGTAACAATAGATTAGAGAACAGAGATGTCTTGGatgacaataaaaaacaaaggatGGTTGAAGATTATGATAAAAACGGAAACATTCctaatttaaagaatattgaTAGTGAAGGAGATACAAATCCACTTTCATGTATGAATG AAGCGTCGCTTCTCCGTCGCGCCGGGCTGTGGCGGCGCAGCGCGGGGTTCATGTTCTACTCCGTGCCGCACCGCGGCTCCCCGCTCGCAGACATCAAGACACCCATCACGGCGCGCAGCGTCGAGCTCATGGAGATATGCAAAGGTATCACATGACAGAAGCGTCGCTTCTCCGTCGCGCCGGGCTGTGGCGGCGCAGCGCGGGGTTCATGTTCTACTCCGTGCCGCACCGCGGCTCCCCGCTCGCAGACATCAAGACACCCATCACGGCGCGCAGCGTCGAGCTCATGGAGATATGCAAAGGTATCACATGACAGAAGCGTCGCTTCTCCGTCGCGCCGGGCTGTGGCGGCGCAGCGCGGGGTTCATGTTCTACTCCGTGCCGCACCGCGGCTCCCCGCTCGCAGACATCAAGACACCCATCACGGCGCGCAGCGTCGAGCTCATGGAGATATGCAAAGGTATCACATGACAGAAGCGTCGCTTCTCCGTCGCGCCGGGCTGTGGCGGCGCAGCGCGGGGTTCATGTTCTACTCCGTGCCGCACCGCGGCTCCCCGCTCGCAGACATCAAGACACCCATCACGGCGCGCAGCGTCGAGCTCATGGAGATATGCAAAG ATTGCCCGTTAGTTTTGTCGCTCCAAGACAGCTGGTCGGCCGCCACAGCACCCACCATGCCGCCAGTTCGCAGTGTGGTGGAGACTTGCCGCACCTTGATGTCCGTGTTGTACCTACGCATCGTCAGCGTCGACTCGGCAG ACCCCGGCATCGGCTCGCTGAGCGGCGTGGACGTGGACCACCGGGAGATCTGCAAGCCGAGCGGCCGCACCTGCCTGTTGTACCGGGAGCTCATGACGCTCATGGAGACGGCGCTCCAGCAGCTCCTCCACCAGCAGTGA